The genome window CCCAGAATCTTCGCGCCTTCTTCGACGGCGACGTCACGCAGGCAATAGAATGCTATCTGGGCGCTGCCATTGTCGCCGGACGGTGTGAGCTTGACGGCGGTGTTCTTGTCGAAAGATAATTTATCGACAGCATGAATCGTCACCGCACCGCTGGCGGTGTCGATGGCAAGCACGGTCTTGTCTTTCAATTCCAAACATTGTCCGCAGGTCAGGGGGAGATCGATTTTGGTATTTTGAAATGGCGTGCTCGCAAGGTGAGAGATAAAAGCAGAGAGGGCAAGAAAGAGAAAGAAACAAGAACAGGGCACGGAATAAATCACGCCACGCCGTGCCCTGCGTCCCGATGTAAATTTTCATTGACTCATCCATGACGCGAAGCCATCACCGGCGCTGCGCTGATGTTTTGTGGTGATGAAAAGCTTGGCGCGGCTTTGCGAGAAAACAGACCATCCCAAATCGTTTCGAGCTTGAAGCCGATTCGTCTTTTAATGTCGGCCAGGAACGGCATCGGATCAGACCAGGAAAAAACCGCATGCGCTTTGGGACCGCGCACCGAATACCACCATTGCTTGAGCGTCAGATCGCCGCGCTCCCAATAAATGCGCGCCGAGCGCAAATCTTCGAGCAAATTAATCCACTTGACGCCGATATACTTCTGCGTCCGGTTTTCCGGCAGCGGCAGACCGGCTTGATGGCAATACATCGTCGACAACAACTCGACGCCGCAGGCCTCGGCAAGCGCCGATCTTCCCGTCGGCCGTCCGATGTTCGGCTCGATAATGTAGTGCGCGCCGGTGCGGGCGTCGCGTTTCATTTCCAAATAACCCAACCCGTGCCAATTTTCCTTTTTGAAGAGCTGCAGCGCCGTATTCAACACCACATCATTGCGGCATTCTTCGCCCAGGCTGGTGCTGCCGGTTTCCGGCGGCCATTGCCGCAGCTTGCGGGCGGTGAACGTTACCAACGGCTCGGCGTTCGCATCAAAATAGCAATTGCATGAATACAAATTGGAATCCGGCCCCGGAATCCATTCCTGCGCGATTAAAATATCGGCCCAACCGCAGCATTGATCGTACGTGCGCAAAAATTCCTCGGCGCCGGCGAGTTTGTAGGCTTTGATCGTGGTATGTTTTTCCCAAATCGCGGTTTTCATCGGCGGCTTCAAAATACAGGGGAAATTCAATTCCGTCGCCGCTTGCGCCGCCTCGGTGCGGTTGCGCAGCAAAAATGTTTTGGGAATGGGCAGCTTTTCCTTTAGGGCATATTCCAGAAAACTGAGCTTGTTCATCAGCTTTTCCACGACCTCGGGTTGCGGCAACGCGATATGGTAATAAGGCGCCAGCGCTTCGCGATGCCTGGAGATGCGCAAGACACAGATATCCGTGCTGGGAAACAAAACCGCCTTTTGCTCAAACTCCCTTCCCAGTTTCACCAGGCCTTCGATGAACTCGTCGCGCTCGGTGTCCAGATACAAAATTTTTTCGCAAACGTTGGTGCGGCAAAAAAACAGATGCTGGTGCCTGGCGACCGCGATGACGGGAATGCCTCGCTTCGCCAGAATATGTGCCGCTTGAAAACCGGGGTAATCATCCAAACCCGCGATCACGGCATACGGGAGGGGTTTTTTATTTTGATGAAATTGCATGATAGTACCGTTTTGTATTTCAACATTCATGTTGAAACCTTTTTCAACTCGACATTTTCCTGTTAAACACCATGAGAAATGGATCGTCAATCTAATGCCTCACTTACGGGTGGCAAACGTAGCGCAGCCATCCTGGCTGCAGTCAAGATCCCTGTGCTACTCCACCCGTCACTGGGGGATTACCGTCAATTTCTTGCAACATGAATGTTGCATTACGCTGCCTTGCGCCAATAATATTCCCTCTTCGGCAAATAATATTCCTCCGCAGCCTGCAATTCCTTGACGTTTTGCAGGCGAAAAATTTCCTTGACCGGTACGATCTCGTCTTCAACCGCGACCAACGAGCGCGCGCGCATGATCTTGGCGGCGGTTTCCTGCATTGTGCGAATGCTCGAGCGCAGCAGATGATTCGCCCAAATGATGACGCTGATGCCGGCCTCTTCAAAGACGCGCGTCGGCGTTTTATAATACATCGTCGGCACGATCACCACCGGACAGGTGTTTTTCCATTCCCGCGCGAAGGCGAGGACTTCATCCGCCGTCGATTTTTTGCTGTGAATCAAAAGCGCGTCGGCGCCGGCGCGATGATACGCTTCAGCGCGCCGCAATGCTTCTTTCATGCCCAAACCGGCGATCAACGCCTCGATCCGGGCGACGACGCAAAAATCCGCATCCTGCTGCGTGTCTTTCGCAGCTTTGATCTTGCCGCAAAACTCATCGACATCGGCCAGCTCCTGGTCCTCGCCATTGATGAAGGAATTGGTTTTCGGAAAGATTTTGTCTTCGAGGCACATCGCCGCGATGCCGCGCTGCTCGAGCTTGCGCACCAGCCGGCGCACGTTGTTGAAATTGCCGTAGCCGGTGTCCGCATCCAGCAAAATCGGAATGTTCGTCGCATCGCTCATGAACTCGATGACTTCCAACACCTGCGTCCAGCTTGCTTCGTTGTTATCGCGAACGCCCAGGGAAGCTGAAATCGACAGGCCGCTCGCCCAAATTCCCTTGAAACCGGTTTCTTCCACAATCTTCGCACTCAAGCCGTTGTGCGCCTCCAGCAAAAACTCGGCTTCCGGCGAGCGCAACAAATTCTTAAACTGCTCGGTTTTCCTCATCATAATAATTCTCCTAAAAGGCAAAACATTTAATCGCATTCAGATTCAATTCAATCGTTTCGGTAAAATGGCACTGTCTGGCGTTGGCGCGGAAAGACGAAGCAACCCGCGCCGGAAAAAAATTCTTGCTCACCGGCGACGGCTTGGCATCGCGAACGAGCTTGCGGGCAGCCATCGAATCCATGATCTCCAAAATCCGCTCGCCGATTTCGCGCTGCGAATCAATCGTCTGCGCGCCGATGTGCGGTGTGAGCACGACGTTGGGCAGCGCCGCCAGCGGCGAAACATAACCTTCTTTTTCGACTTGATGAACGTCCAGCGCCGCGCCGCGCAACGTCGTGCCTTCGGTGAGCGCTCGATGCAACGCTGCCTCATCCACCACACCGCCGCGCGCCAGGTTGATCAAATACGATCCCGCTTTCATGCGCGAAAGCGTCTCGGCGTTGATCATGTTTCGCGTGGCATTCGTCAACGGCACATGCAGACTCAAGAAATCCGCTTTGGCGACGACTTCATCGCAATCCGTCAGTTGAATGCCTTTGCCGGCCAACTCCGCAGCGACTTCCGGCGAGGGGTTTTCAACGCAACCGAGCACTTTCATGCCCCACGCCGCGCCCATTTGTCCGACGAGCGAACCGATGTTTCCCGCGCCAATGATGCCGAGAACTTTTCCGCGCAGCGAGTAGCCGCTCAGCTCGTGTTTGGCAAAATGGCCTTGTCGCAACATGCGGTCGGCGTTCAAAAGATTTCGCGCCAGCGCCAGCATCAGCGCAAAGGCCAGCTCCGCCACCGCCTTGGCGCCGGGCTCGGGAATGCGCTCGAGCCGGATGCCACGTCGCTGAACATAAGCCAGGTCAATGTTATCCGTACCCGAACCGGCGCGAATAATCAGTTGCAGCGCCGGGCCGCAACTCATCACCGCCGCGGAAATCGTCACGCCGCTGCGGCAAATCAGAACTTCGCGATCACGGATCAACGATTTCAGTTTGTCTTCAGGGGCGTTAAACGCACAAACCACGTCATGCTGCTCACGCAGCCTGGCAATCGCCTCCGGATCAATCGAGCTTGCAATCAAAATTCGCATGGTCTCTCCTTGTTACTCGTCTTGCCCGCTGTTGCGGCATATTCATAATCGACATTTTTTATTTTAAAAAGCGGCCCGCAAGGCCAGGCTCGCCGGGCCGGGGTTAAGGGTCGAATCAAATCGAAAACCCGCGCCGGCCAGATAATCGGCAAAAGCGGAGGAAAATTTCTTCGCGCCCGGATAACAGAGATGGTCGCCATCGAGAAATTCCTCGTCCCGCAGCTCATTAACCAGCAGCGCGTGGTCTTTGTTAAAAACTTTGACGCCGTGCCGGGATTCGATTTCGGCCATCACAGCGCTAAATTCCTCATAAGCCGGCTTGGCTTTCATGCCGGCCAGAAAATCTTTGTGCATGGGAAGATTGGCCACGACAAACGGAATCTTGCGTTCCTGCAAATACGCCAGGGTTTTGAAAAAATATTCTTTTTGCTTTTCAACCGGGACGACGCTGAAAAAGCCGCGGTCCTTTTCACAATCGAACTGGCGGCGATCGGCGTAATGTTTTTCGTTCAACAGATAGCCGTTCTCAATTTTTTCGACTTTACGCCGCACTTCCGAGCCGGCCTGGCCGGTGGTGATTCTTCTGATCAATCCGGCAAACAAATATTTCTTTCGCCCCGCCGCGCTCAACGCGCCCAAATTGCTGCTCTGGTAAAACATCGACAACAGGTTGACCGGGTTTTTGATGAACAACGGCGAATACTTGCCGTCTCTGAGGTGATAGTGAAACATCTGCGGGTCGGTGCCGAGCACAACCAATTTCGGCGCCGGCCCGCGCCGCCCGAGCAAATCTTTCAACAAAAAGTAACCTTCAAACGGCGACAGTTGATAGACGCCGTAGTTGAACGCCGTCGCGCCCAATTTCTCCTCGAAGACAGAGGGAACAAAACCGTCGGCAGTTTGCGAATCGCCGATGAAAAGAATGTCGACTTTTTCCAAATTGTCGTATTCCTTTTTGCTATCGACGAAGGCGGCATAATCCACCGGCCTGCCAAAATCCAACAGCCACGAGAGGGCAAGATCGATGGTGAAAATGATGCCGAGAAAAAGCGTGAATTTGATGATGAACTTTTTCATTTTCAATCAAAATTGAAAGTAAATAAACTGCTGTCCGGCGGAGGTGCTCAAATAAAGAATTGCGAGCGTCACGGCGACGTAAGCCGGCCAGCGGATCAGGCCGGGCTTGCTCGTCAATGACAGCATGAACGGCTTGTCTTTTTCCAAATAATGCGCCAGCTCCAGAATCGTGATGAGCATGAGATTGATCGCGAGGCTGCCGGGCGTGATGAAATCGAAGACGCTGGCCAGCGGTGCGAGCACAAACATGTTTTTGAGCAGCAACATGGCGTCGGCCAAACTGTTGGCGCGAAAAAAGAGCCAGCCGAGATTCACCAGGGCGAACGTCGAGATAATTTGCAGCGCCTTGAGCGCGAGCGGGCGTTTGTTCAAACCGATCAGCCCGATCAACGCGTCTTTATATGGCCGCGAGATGATGGCGAAGATCAAGTAGAATCCGTGCAGCGCGCCCCAGATCACGAACGTCCAATTGGCGCCATGCCAGAGGCCGCTGATGAGAAAAGTGATGAACAGGTTGTAATACCATCTCCACTTGACCGTGCGATTGCCGCCGAGCGGAATGTAAACGTAATCCTTGAACCAGGTCGACAGCGAGATGTGCCACCTTTTCCAAAATTCGGAAATCGATTGCGCCGAATATGGCTTGTCGAAATTCTTCATCAAATTGACACCGAAGATTTTCGCGGCGCCGATGGCGATATCCGAATAACCCGAAAAATCGCAAAAAATCTGAAAGGCAAAGAAGATCGTGGCGAGCACGACTTGCAGGCCGTAATATTCGCCTGGATTGTTGTAGACGAGATTGACCGAGGCGGCGAGGCGGTCGGCGATCACCATTTTTTTGAAAAAGCCCCAGAGCATGAGGCGCAAACCGTCGGTGACGCGGCCGGCGTCAAACTGATCGCGCAGGCTCTGCAATTGCGGCAGCAAGTTGCTCGAGCGCTCGATCGGCCCGGCAACGAGCTGCGGGAAGAACGTGACATACAACGCAAACTTGCCCAAATGCCGCTCCGGTTGGATCGTGCCCCGATAAACATCGATGGTGTAGCTCAAAGTCTGAAAAGTGTAAAACGAAATCCCGACCGGCAGCAGAAGATCAAAGGCCGGCACGCCGTAGAACAAATTGAGCTGGTTAAAAACGCCGCGCAGGCTTTCATTAAAAAAATTGAGATATTTGAAACTGAACAATAAACCGAGATTGGACAGCAGGCTGAACATCAAATACATTCTGCGCCTGGCCGGGGTGGTCGAACAACTTATCTGCCTGGCCGCGTAATAATCGATCACGGTGGAGATCACGATCAAGACAATATACTCGGGTTTCCAGCACATGTAGAAGTAATAGCTTCCGCCCAGCAAGAGCAGCCATCGCCATTTATACGGCGTGGCGAAATACAGCGCGACGATGGCCGGGAAGAAAATCAGAAACTCATACGAGTTGAATAACATGATGACTCTGGCACTTAAAAACGTAATGGTTTCAAACGTGAATTTTTTTATGCCGCCATTCGATAAACACGTTGCGGCGTTTGCGTCATAACACGTGGCTGACGCGCCGCATCGCGGACGAAAAGCTTGTGCCAGATTTCCACCGTGAGAATCCGGCCGATCATTTCGGCGAAGTTGCCGGTCCGGCTCACATGCTCTTCGAGCAGCATTTGCAAGCTGTGGCGATTGAACAGGCGCGAGCCTTGCGGCCAGCGGTCGATCAAGATCGAGGCGATCTTTTGCTGAAGCTCCGGCGAGGTGCGGATCATTTCGTCGTAATCAATCATTTTATGTGCCGGCGCCGGCTTTTGGCGCGACATGAAATGGTAGGCTTGCCGGCGCAAAACGTTTGCGGCGCGCCGCAGTTGCGTTTTGCCAAAACCGGCGGTCAAGGGCAATCCCGTGCGCTCCCACGGAATGCGCGCCAACGCCGGCGTCAAGGCGTTGATCGTGTGCCGTTGCAGCGGCTTGTCGGAGCTGCGCTGCATTGGCGTCAGCTCGCCGATTAAATCCAACATTCTGTTGTCAAAAAACGGGCAGCGAACTTCCACGGCGGTGCGCAGAATTTGCGGGCCGAAAGCCGAGAAGCGATGTTGAAATTCTTCCAGCCAAAACCGATCAACCAGCGCTGGCGAGGTATTGGGCTTTTGGCACGGCGCCCATACAAACTCATCGATAAAATCAAAATCGTGTTGAAAAAGTGGCTGCGCCTCTTCGTCGATCAGATCAACACGCATCGACGAGCCGAGCGCGAAATCGCGAATATTCGCGCTGTTGACTTCGGCGCGAAGCCAGTGTGCCGGATCGGTTTGGCGCAGGAAACGGCGCCAGAACAAATCTTCGGGATCGTACAAGCTGTCCAGCGGTGTGATGCCGTCGTAGACCATGTTCACACTCTCGACCAGGCTCGGCAGCAAGCGCCGGATGTTGGCGTGAAAACAGTTGAACATGCCGTCGGTGAGGTAAACCGAACGTTCCATATCCATCGCTGTTTCATTTGCCACGATCGGGCTGAAAAGATTCGGATAGCCCGCGATTTCGGCGAGGCGCTGCGCGATCTCAGCGTCTCTGCATCCGGGATTGCCCATGGTAAACGTGAGCACGTCCTGTTGATTCGCCATCAGCGCTGAGAGGATCAAACGCGAATCAACGCCGCCGCTCAAAGGCAGGCCGAGGCGAAAATCGCCGCGAGTTTGCGACTGCATCACGTCTTTCCAGGTTTCAACGAAGCGCTGTTGGATTTCTTTCTCCCGGCGCGGCGCGGCTTCTTGAAAATTCATTTGCCAATAGCGCTCAACGCGCAAACGGCCTTGCCGAAAAATGGCGAATGACCCAGCCGGCAACACGTTCACTTCCTCAAAGAAAGTATGCATGCCGAGCGGCAAGCCATGCCGCAAAAAACTCAGAATGCCGTAATGGTCGATTTCGCGGGAAACCCACGGCAGCGTGAGCAGCGCCTTGACTTCCGGGGCGAAGGCAAAATTTTCTTTTTGCTGCACGAAGTAAATGGGGCGCAGGCCGCCGCGATCGCCAGCCACGATGATCTCTTGCTGATGGGCATCCCATAGGGCGAGTTGAAAAAGCCCGTTGAATCGCTTCAAAGCCTCTGCGCCCCAACGAATCATCGCGTGCAGAACGACCTCCGACTGAATTTCCGCCGCCTCGCCTTGCAGGCCGTGCAAGCCCAGCTCCTTTTGCAGCTCGCCGGCGTTGTAAAGCTCGCCTTCGAAGGCGAGCAGATACCGCTCGTCCTCGCTCAACCGGCACTGCGGCACGCGCGTCAAGGCGCCCAGGCTGACGATGCCGAGCGTCGCGCCCTGCCAGTGCTCTTTCGCCCATTGATACCAGGGAAAATGAATCAACGGTTCGATCAGATTTTGCATTTGACGATTGGCGGCTTCGAGACGCATCCTTGGCTGTACGAGTCCTAAAATTCCAGGCATAGTTTCCTCTGCACGAACTGGGTTGATGATGAGAGATTTTGTTATATCATGACAACCTTTTTATTGACGCTATGGGTTAAGGCAAGGCAAGTGCCATAAACCTGTTCAAGATGAAAACGAAATGCGCGCTTGTAATCGCTTGACTTATTGCAGGATTGGCCGCCAGGCCGGCGAGTGAAAAAAATTGCGGCCGACAAACGTAACATTTCATTTCACCCAGTTTGGCTCAAAGCAACGGCGGGCGTAATAGATTGTGCCATTCTGAAATGGTTTGCCATCGCACTGAAAGCGATCATGACTGAGGATTGAAGTTTTAAAATAATTTTACAGCAAAAATAAAAACGGCCTCAGGCGAATCGCTTCAGCGCGATCACATCAGGCCGTGAAAAATACATCTACCGAAACTTAGCCCACAGAATTGAAATCCTTACCGGCGCAACCCACTGAATTGATTTTGATTTTCAATTCTGTGGGAGTTCATTTCTGTGGGCGGAAAATTGTTCTGTTTGAAAAGGTTTTGGCCCTAAAATCTCAACCCGATTCCAGGCTTTGCGCGGCGGAATACGTGCAGGACATTGCCGTCACAAAGTTCTTGCACTTTCGGCTCATCCAGTTCAAGAGGAATCGCCATTCTCCCCACGCAATCGGAAACATGTTGAAATAATTAAAGAAGGCGGCAAGCCAGCTCATTTTTCGCTCGCCGGTAAGGCGATAATAATACCAGGCTTTTTTGCAAACAAAAAACGCCGGCAACTCGGTGACCAGCAGCCACAGCACCGGATGCGGCTGGCGAATCAAGAGGATGGCGAGCGCGATGAAGGCGATGATCTGCGCGTTCATTTTCCAAATATAATCCTGCGGCAGCGGCCACGACCAGTTGAAATAGCGCGCGATCATTGCCATTTCGTAATAGCCGTCGCGGACGCCGCGCCGCCAGAAATGGCCGAACGATTTCATGTCGATGTCGTGATGAGCCATGCGATTCGGCAGGCGGATAATTTTATAATTTTTTTGACGGAGGCGGTAGCCGAGGTCGATTTCTTCGGCGCCGAACAACGATTCATCATAGCCTCCAGCTTCGCGCAAGACGGTAACACGAAACAGGCCGCCGCCGCCGGGGGCTTCGATTTCTCCCAGCGGCGCGGTTTTCCAGCCGAGATCAAAAAAGCGATTGTAGAGGCTTTTCTGCGGATTGACTTCCTGCAATCGCCCCACCACGACGGCCACGCGCGCATCTTCAAAAACCGGCAGCGCGTGATTGAGCCATTCGGAATCCACCGTCATGTCGCCGTCGACGAAATGAACATACTCGCCGGTTGCGGCGTGCAGGCCGGCGTTTCTGGCCAGGCCCGGCGTGGCGGGCTGCTGTTTAAGCGTGATGATTTTGATGGGAAATTGCCGCGCGATGTCCAGCGAGCCATCGGTGGAATTGTTGTCCACGAAAATGATTTCTTTCAGTTCTTGCGGATAATCGAGGCGCATGAGCGCGTCGACGCAAGCGGCCAAATGTTTTTCCTCGTTGCGGCCGATGATGACGAAAGAGACTTTGGGGTGAGTTTTCATGTCACTTCATAAATGAGCATTTCCGAATCAACCGGGTTTGGCCGGCTTGCATGACGTAAAAATAAATTCCGTTCGCCAGATTCTTCGGCAAAAAAGTGACGGAATGCGTTCCGGCTGGATACGAGCCTTCTACCAGCGTGGTAACTTCCTCGCCAATCAGATTAAAAACTTTGAGGCTGACTGTTGCGTCTTCCGGCAAGCCAAATCGAATCACCGTGCTCGGATTGAAGGGGTTGGGATGATTCTGATACAGCTGAAAGCGATCGGGAATCACTGCGGATTCTTTTTCCGCCTGATGATCTTTCGTCGGCGCGCTCTGGCCTGGCGCTGAAGCTGATTGCGCCAGCAATGCCATGTCCATCACCAGATCACTGCTGGAAACGTGATGTTGATGAATCTCGATCGCGAGCACGTTGGTGCCGATCACCAGCTTGTTCATATACGCCGACAGGTCGATGGTTTCATAAGCGCCGCCCTCGTGGGAAAACGCCAGCGTTGAATAGCTGATCGGTCCGGCTGGCATGGATCGCCGCGCGACTTCAGAGCCGTTCAGATAAGCCACGAAGCCGTCATCATAATTCGCCAGCAAATTTAATTGCAAGAAAGTCGTCGGATCATTGCTCAACGTAAACGTTTTCCTGAAATAATACGTGCTATTTCCCGCCGGCAGCGAGGTGGTGATGTAGGTTTCGCCGAATCCCAAAATGCCATTTCCACTCGGCCAACTGCCGTCATTAAAACTCGCTTGCTGCCAGGCCGTGCCGAGATTCGCGCCGCTGGCTTCATATTTCCAGACGGAATTCTTGGGAATCAGCGTTGAAAGCGTGCTGGCCTGCAACTCCATATCCATAACCAGATCGGAGCTTTCAATGTGATGCTGATGAACTTCGACGGCGAGAACGTTGGTTCCGATCACGAGCTTGTTCAAATGCGCCGTGAGGTCGATGGTCTCATACGCGCCGCCCTCGTGCGAAAAAGCCAAAGTGGAATAGTTGACCGGTCCGGAGGGCATGGCTTGCCGCGCGACTTCAA of candidate division KSB1 bacterium contains these proteins:
- a CDS encoding NAD(P)-binding domain-containing protein, whose amino-acid sequence is MRILIASSIDPEAIARLREQHDVVCAFNAPEDKLKSLIRDREVLICRSGVTISAAVMSCGPALQLIIRAGSGTDNIDLAYVQRRGIRLERIPEPGAKAVAELAFALMLALARNLLNADRMLRQGHFAKHELSGYSLRGKVLGIIGAGNIGSLVGQMGAAWGMKVLGCVENPSPEVAAELAGKGIQLTDCDEVVAKADFLSLHVPLTNATRNMINAETLSRMKAGSYLINLARGGVVDEAALHRALTEGTTLRGAALDVHQVEKEGYVSPLAALPNVVLTPHIGAQTIDSQREIGERILEIMDSMAARKLVRDAKPSPVSKNFFPARVASSFRANARQCHFTETIELNLNAIKCFAF
- a CDS encoding carboxylate--amine ligase: MQFHQNKKPLPYAVIAGLDDYPGFQAAHILAKRGIPVIAVARHQHLFFCRTNVCEKILYLDTERDEFIEGLVKLGREFEQKAVLFPSTDICVLRISRHREALAPYYHIALPQPEVVEKLMNKLSFLEYALKEKLPIPKTFLLRNRTEAAQAATELNFPCILKPPMKTAIWEKHTTIKAYKLAGAEEFLRTYDQCCGWADILIAQEWIPGPDSNLYSCNCYFDANAEPLVTFTARKLRQWPPETGSTSLGEECRNDVVLNTALQLFKKENWHGLGYLEMKRDARTGAHYIIEPNIGRPTGRSALAEACGVELLSTMYCHQAGLPLPENRTQKYIGVKWINLLEDLRSARIYWERGDLTLKQWWYSVRGPKAHAVFSWSDPMPFLADIKRRIGFKLETIWDGLFSRKAAPSFSSPQNISAAPVMASRHG
- a CDS encoding glycosyltransferase, whose product is MKTHPKVSFVIIGRNEEKHLAACVDALMRLDYPQELKEIIFVDNNSTDGSLDIARQFPIKIITLKQQPATPGLARNAGLHAATGEYVHFVDGDMTVDSEWLNHALPVFEDARVAVVVGRLQEVNPQKSLYNRFFDLGWKTAPLGEIEAPGGGGLFRVTVLREAGGYDESLFGAEEIDLGYRLRQKNYKIIRLPNRMAHHDIDMKSFGHFWRRGVRDGYYEMAMIARYFNWSWPLPQDYIWKMNAQIIAFIALAILLIRQPHPVLWLLVTELPAFFVCKKAWYYYRLTGERKMSWLAAFFNYFNMFPIAWGEWRFLLNWMSRKCKNFVTAMSCTYSAAQSLESG
- a CDS encoding MBOAT family protein; this translates as MLFNSYEFLIFFPAIVALYFATPYKWRWLLLLGGSYYFYMCWKPEYIVLIVISTVIDYYAARQISCSTTPARRRMYLMFSLLSNLGLLFSFKYLNFFNESLRGVFNQLNLFYGVPAFDLLLPVGISFYTFQTLSYTIDVYRGTIQPERHLGKFALYVTFFPQLVAGPIERSSNLLPQLQSLRDQFDAGRVTDGLRLMLWGFFKKMVIADRLAASVNLVYNNPGEYYGLQVVLATIFFAFQIFCDFSGYSDIAIGAAKIFGVNLMKNFDKPYSAQSISEFWKRWHISLSTWFKDYVYIPLGGNRTVKWRWYYNLFITFLISGLWHGANWTFVIWGALHGFYLIFAIISRPYKDALIGLIGLNKRPLALKALQIISTFALVNLGWLFFRANSLADAMLLLKNMFVLAPLASVFDFITPGSLAINLMLITILELAHYLEKDKPFMLSLTSKPGLIRWPAYVAVTLAILYLSTSAGQQFIYFQF
- a CDS encoding asparagine synthetase B, translating into MPGILGLVQPRMRLEAANRQMQNLIEPLIHFPWYQWAKEHWQGATLGIVSLGALTRVPQCRLSEDERYLLAFEGELYNAGELQKELGLHGLQGEAAEIQSEVVLHAMIRWGAEALKRFNGLFQLALWDAHQQEIIVAGDRGGLRPIYFVQQKENFAFAPEVKALLTLPWVSREIDHYGILSFLRHGLPLGMHTFFEEVNVLPAGSFAIFRQGRLRVERYWQMNFQEAAPRREKEIQQRFVETWKDVMQSQTRGDFRLGLPLSGGVDSRLILSALMANQQDVLTFTMGNPGCRDAEIAQRLAEIAGYPNLFSPIVANETAMDMERSVYLTDGMFNCFHANIRRLLPSLVESVNMVYDGITPLDSLYDPEDLFWRRFLRQTDPAHWLRAEVNSANIRDFALGSSMRVDLIDEEAQPLFQHDFDFIDEFVWAPCQKPNTSPALVDRFWLEEFQHRFSAFGPQILRTAVEVRCPFFDNRMLDLIGELTPMQRSSDKPLQRHTINALTPALARIPWERTGLPLTAGFGKTQLRRAANVLRRQAYHFMSRQKPAPAHKMIDYDEMIRTSPELQQKIASILIDRWPQGSRLFNRHSLQMLLEEHVSRTGNFAEMIGRILTVEIWHKLFVRDAARQPRVMTQTPQRVYRMAA